Proteins encoded within one genomic window of Bacillus sp. 1NLA3E:
- a CDS encoding tautomerase family protein — MTKEAVKTLKVNEKWVTVIFDEYDRDNWASNGQLHSLKFGEGFGKKGTEN; from the coding sequence ATTACCAAAGAAGCTGTTAAAACTTTAAAGGTAAATGAAAAATGGGTTACTGTAATTTTTGATGAATATGATAGAGATAACTGGGCTTCAAACGGACAACTACATTCACTTAAATTTGGTGAGGGGTTCGGGAAAAAAGGAACAGAAAATTAA